In the genome of Calothrix sp. PCC 6303, the window ACATCCTCGCATCACGACAACTAGCATATCGATTCATGATACGAGATCTCACCGTCCAATATCGGCAATCACTCCTAGGAATAACCTGGGCATTTCTCCCATCAATCATAACAGCAATCGGCTTTACCCTAGCCAACCAAGCCAACGTCATCAAAGTGGGAAAAACAGACATACCCTATCCAGCATACGTCATGTTTAGCACCACACTTTGGCAAACATTTATCGAAGCATTAAACGCGCCATTACAAGCAGTCACCGCAGCAAAATCAATCCTCACCAAAATCAACTTTCCCCGTGAAGCATTAATCATTGCCAAACTTGGAGAAATTTGCTTTAATTTCAGCATCAAGCTACTATTAATAATTTGTTTATTTATCTATTTTAAAATTCCTATTACCTGGACAATTATCCTCGCACCAATCGCAATTATCCATCTTATATTATTCGGTACCTTCATTGGTTTACTACTAGCACCAATTGGAATCTTATATCAAGACATCTCCAAAGGAATCACATTAATAAGTGGATTTTGGTTATTTCTGACCCCAATAATCTACCCAGTACCAAACCAAGGACTATTTGGAATACTAGTAAAATTCAACCCAGTAACACCATTAATCGTGACAATTCGGGAACTATCAACCACCGGAATATTATCACAAGCCCCAGAATTTTGGCTCGTTAGCACAATTACCCTCATAGGTTTACTACTAACTTGGATATTTTTTCGTTTAGCAATGCCATTTGTGATTGAAAAAATTGGTTCATAGTCATGACTAACCTAATTCAGCAACCACCCTTAAACCAAACCCCAACAAACATCCCAATCTTAGAAGTAGCAGACCTTTCCAAAAAATTCTGCCGTAACTTAAAGCGATCGCTATTTTACGGAATCAACGATATATTAACAGAATTTACAGGACGCGATCGCATAAGTCAAAAACTGCGTCCCCAAGAATTCTGGGCAATCGAAAACATCAGCTTTCAACTACATCCAGGAGAAGCATTAGGACTAATTGGTGCAAATGGTGCCGGAAAAACCACATTACTGCGAATCATTAGCGGTTTAATTAAACCCGACACAGGTTGCGTCAAAATTCGTGGTAAAATAGCACCTTTAATTGCATTAGGAGCAGGTTTTAACCCCATCCTCACAGGACGTGAAAATATCTATATCAACATGTCAATTCTCGGCTTAACAACCCTGGAAATTCACAAAAAACTTCCAGATGTTATCAAATTTGCCGAAATTGGCGAAGCTATAGATACACCCGTTCAAACCTATAGTTCCGGAATGGTAGCACGCTTAGGATTTGCCTGTGCAGTCCACATCGAACCAGATATTTTACTAATTGATGAAGTCCTGGCAGTTGGGGATATCAAATTTAGAATGAAATGCTATCAAAAGTTAGCAGAATTACGCCAAAAAGGAACAGCTTTTATTCTAGTTGCCCATAATCCCCATGTAATTTTAAATATTTGTCAATCATCAATTTACTTATCCCAAGGAAAAGCAATTACCTTTGGAGAAACCACAGCAGTTATTCGTCAATACGAAGCAGATTTAGCAGCAGGAGATGTAAATGAAGCATTAGGAATGATGCACTTACCACCAAAATCAGCCCATGAAAGTCTGGGAATAGATATCACCTGCCTCTGTTTTAAAGACACACAAAACAGAATTATTCATGCACCAATATGTGGAGATGCATCCATATTATCTGTCACATGTCAAGTAACTAAACCAATTGTTCATGCTAATTTAGGAGTAATCATTACCGCTTTATCAGGATACCAAGAAAGAGTTTTATACATCACATCTGCTAGCGACCATCACACCTTCAAAATACTCCCTGGAAAAATTGAAATTCAAATGCGAATGCCCTATCTGGGTCTTTTACCAGGATGCTACAGTGCTAAAATATACATCAAATCAGGTATGTCTTCCTTAGATATCATCCCATCTTTTAAATTCACAGTTCAACCAGGCAAAATCGCTAGCCAATCACTATTTTACCAGCCAAGAATATGGCAGATAATCAACTTATAAAACTGGGAATGAATATCTAAATTAAATACATTTGTAGCTATTAGTTGACATCAGCTTTAAAACTTATTTTTCTCTAAAACTATTAAAAATTACTCAGATAAATTCCGAAAAATATATGCTACCACTCGTCTCAATCATCATACCTTGTTTTAATGCAGGTAGATGGTTATCAGAAGCAATCAATAGCTGCTTACACCAAACCTACCAAAATATAGAAATCATAGTCATTGATGACGGTTCTAATGATAACTCATTAGAAATTATCAAGAATTTCAGCCATCAAATTATTTGGAAATCAATCCCCCGCAGTGGTGGCAACTTTGCCAGAAATCTGGGATTTAGTTTATCTCAAGGAGAATACATTCAATTTTTAGATGCAGATGATTATATATCCCCAGAAAAAATTGCTAGACAAGTTGATTTTTTAGAAAAAAAATCAGTAGACATAGTTTATGGAGATTGGAGACACAAATATCACTTACCAGATGGAACCAGCTTTTTAGGAGACATCAAAATATCAGGAACCCAAACAGATATATTAGAATCACTTTTAGGAACTTGGTGGGTAGCATTAGCAGCATTTCTTTATCGCCGAAGTCTAATTATAAATAGTCAAGGATGGGATGAAAAACTATTTGCAGCCCAAGATCGAGATTTTTTAATTTCTCTAGTTATTAACGGTGCTAAAGTTGATTATCAACCAGGTTGTTACTCTATTTATCGTCGTTATGGAAACATTACTGTCTCTACACGCTCCAAAGAATTCTGGATTAGTAGTCATCTCTTAGTTTTAAATAAATCAGAACAGCAATTAATCAAATTAAATCGGCTATCAACTAATTATCATCAAGCCATCGCCTTATCCTACTTTTACTTAGCTCGTGAAGTATTATTAATCGACTATTCAGCATATTTAGAACTATTAGAGCAAGCACTCCTACACTTTCCTAAATTCAAAAATAAAAATAAAAGTTTGATCTATCAGATATTGCAAAACTATTTAGGTTTCCGGCAAACTGAAAGAATCGCCTGCTATGTATTACTTTTAAATAAACTTTATCATTTAATACGAAATCAATCTCTATGGCATCCTAAGAAATTCCCCTTTATACCAGTGTAGAACAATTTAGTAGTAGCATAATATAGTATTTATTATAGGTAATCATTATGAACCGTTCTAAAATCGTGGCAGTAATCACAGGGGTCATTTCAATCCTGTTAGCAGTAGGCTACTTAATTCTGGTTCAACTATTAGACTTTCGCGGCGAAATGAAACCAGCACCAATTAGTCAAGAAGTGCAACAAATGACTATACTTGCAACTCAATATTTTTCTCCACACACATTTCCTCGGTAGGGTGTTAAAACAAGCCGCAAGTAAGTTTTGTGACGGGGATTTTAGTCCGACAGGTTTTGGCATTCGGACTAAAATCCCCAAAAGCTGCCTTGTCGAATCCCCATCTGCTGCATTCTGATTTTTCTGAGCTTTGCTCAGTGCCATCTCCCTTCCTCCCTGCTAGAAAGCCCCCTTTCCTCTTTTTCAATCACAAATATGTTTTAGATCTGCAAAAGTGAATAACTAACCTAAAAATTGGGAAAACTAAATTCAGGGAAAATATAGTTCAGTGCCAAAATATGGACATGAATTAGCCAAAACCCTGATTTTACCAGGCTACTTATCCAAAACCCTATTGCCTCTCTGATGGGAGAGATTTGCAAACAAGTTTATTGAATATCGGAATCAAGTTTCTATGTCAGACCCCAATATTGGTCGCTTACTCGTCAAACGCTACCACCTCCAGGAGTTAATCGGTACTGGAGCGATGGGTCGGGTTTACCGTGCTAAAGATAACCTGTTGGGTGGTGTACCTGTCGCAATTAAATTTCTCTCAATGTCCATCCAAAATAAAAAGATGCGCTTGCGAGAAAGATTTGAACGTGAAGCCAAAACTTGTGCTTTATTGGGACAAAAGAGTATTCACATAGTTAGGGTTATGGACTATGGGGTAGATGAGCACAACACCCCATTCTATGTGATGGAGTATCTCCAAGGTAAAAGCCTCAGCCAAATTGTTCGTAAACAACATCTCACATTGCCGCGATTTTTAAGTATGGTGCGCCAAATCTGTTTGGGTTTACAATGCGCCCATGATGGTATCCCAATTGACGGTTATCCTTGCCCCATTATTCACCGAGATGTCAAACTTAGCAACATGATGGTTGTGGCAGATCCTAGCTTTGGGGAACTAGTTAAAATCCTGGATTTTGGAATTGCAAAATTGCTTCAATCTAACACCCATCAAACTAACTTCTATCTTGGCACCCTAGCTTATTCTTCTCCAGAACAAATGGAAGGCAAAGAACTTGATAGTCGTTCTGATATCTACAGTCTGGGTGTGATGATGTTTGAAATGCTTACAGGGAAATTACCTTTAGTTGCACCAACTCATTCCTTTGGAGCGTGGTACAAAGTTCATCACTACGAAAAACCACGTTCCTTTGCTGACATTAATTCGGAATTACAAATACCGAAATCTGTGGAAAACTTGGTGATGAATTGCCTTGCTAAAGCATCAGGCGATCGCCCTCAAAAAGTTAGCGAAATTCTTGATATACTTACCAATGTAGAAACAACAGATCATTTAAGTTTAATTCCCCTCAAGCCAAATCCATTAGATGTTGATTCCTCTGGAACAATTGCTGAATCAGAACAGCGAAATTCTTTAGCATTGCGAGCAGCTTTGTCACGAGAGGAAATTATCAAACAAGCAACTTGGCCCAAAAATAAGCCAATTGCAAATATTGTTTTTCCTCATATTCTCAATATTAATAATAGTCTTAACCCTACACTTTGGATCATGCTTCCGAGGGAAGAAATTCAGAAACGTCTTGTTTGTACTCGCTATAATCAATTCATGTTTATTATGAATCCTCACCCGATGCTGCTATGGATTACGGTGATTTATAACCGTCAACATGGTGCAAAGTGGCTACCCTATTATCTTGATCTCAAAACTAATTTTGCTATCGAAGTTGCTCGTTTACTTGGGGAAACAGGACATTACCGTTTGCTATTATTTGCAAGTGAAGAACCGAAGTATCCTGAACATATTCTCATGTCTACTATTGCCACAGATCAATGCCGACGTTTGCATGATTGGCTGGCAATTAGCCACACATTAGCTTCGGGGGGAGGGCAGTTGAGTAAGAATTTGTTGAAAAATGAATATGAGAAAATTAAGCCGCAAATTCTAGTTAAGTTAGGAACGATGAACACAGATTCACCGTTTGATCTATCGGCATGATAAGGGCTGTTGGGATATTCAAAATAATCACCTGAATAGGAAGCTTCCACGATGTCATTTATTCATAATTATAGGTTATTAAAAAATAAGTAATGAGTATGTTTTTTTAACTGTGATTTAGACCCAGAATCAAAAGCCGCTGCCGTCCTTTATTCCTGGGAATGAAACCCTCAAACTTTTTTCAATTCCTGTGATGGAAAGGTTTGTGATGTGAGTTAAAACAAGTTACCAATATTGGGATATTTCAGCTTTATCAATCTTCAACAATTGCACCCCTTAACTTTAAGTTTATTTTCATCTGGCAATCAATTCCCTCATTACATCCAAATAAGGTATTTTTAACTTGTGTTCCATTCAAATTTAGGTTTGTCAAGTCAAAATTTCGCAAATCAACACCTTCAATATCAGCACCAGCAAAATTCATATCTCGGAGGTTTTTGCCGTGAAATTGATGATTTAATAATTCCCAAATTGTTCGCCATTTTGAATCTATTTTTGTTCGCTGATCAATTTTGGTATTGCGAAGGTTAGCATTAGTTAAATTAGCTTTAGTGAGATTTGCTCCTGCTAAATTAGCTTCAGTCAGATTTGCATTTGTTAAATTAGCTCCAACTAATTGAGCGTCACTCAAATCAGCATTGATCAAATTTGTATCTCTGAGCTTGCCATCACTTAATTTAACTCTATGGAGAATTGCATTAGTCAGATTTGCACCATTAAGTTTAACACTATGCATGTAAGCATCACTTAAGTTAGTCCCGATTAAACAAGCATCAGAAATATTCGCATTCCAGAGATAAACATTTTTTAAAGCTGCATATTCTAGGTTTGCAGACACAAATTTAGAACCACTCAGGTTAGCATCCTGAAAATCTGTACCTGCTAAGTTAGCATGACTCAAATCACTAGAGCTAAGATTACTATTTGCCAGCTTGGCATTAACCAGGTTAGCAAAGCAAAAATTAGCGCTGCTAAGGTTGGCATCTTCAAAGAAAGAATTGGTGAGATTACTGTTGCTTAAGTCAGCACCACTGAGATTGGCTTTGTTGAGATTTGCATAACTCATGTTGGCATGATTTAGATTAGCGCCGCTGAGATATACACCTTCTAGATTGGCATTGATTAATTCTATGTGGCTAAGATTTGCTAAAATCAGATTCACCTGATTTAAATTACAATCAGGTTGATATAAAATTTTTTCTAATAAATCGCGTTTGTCATAGGACTCTTGTCCGGCATTTACAGTATTATCTTCGGAAATTTTGATTATATCTTTACTCATAATGCTCTTTTTTTCATTTGGGACAAGTTCTAATACTGACAAAGTATAAATTAAATTGAATAAATTGAAAATTATTTATAAGTACTTTAGAATCTCTATTGCTTTCCTCTAGCGATCGCATAAATCAACCGACCATTGATTTTACATTCAGAATTTTTATACCTGTAAAATTTAATGTATGTTGTAGTTTATACATCCATTATTGAAATTTTTTGAATAAATATTCAGTAATTTCATAAAGTTTACGTAAAATTTTTGTGATAATTTCATGTCCTCCACCACATCAACTCCCAACATAGACTGGCGCGAAGACTCAAAAAGTCTCATGATCAAACTGGGACTTTTGCAATATATCTGATGGAAATGACTATAGTCCTCAAGAAAACCACTAAGCTGGTAGATATAAAACTCCGGTGGAGTTGTGCAGGAGCGATGCTCCTGGGGGGATACGATAGAATTTGAGACAACTCTAATATACTCCCCGGAAGTAGTTGGTTGAATTTGTGCAAAAATCAACCTTTTGGTTCTTTATAGAAGCAAAACCACTGTACTGACAACTAACCTTCCCTGCTGATTAACTCACTCTAACCATACTATGTTTGACGCACTATCTGACCGTTTAGAATCTGCCTGGAAAAAGCTCCGGGGACAAGATAAAATTTCCCAATCCAATATTCAAGATGCTTTGCGAGAAGTACGTCGTGCCCTATTGGAAGCCGATGTCAATCTGCAAGTTGTAAAAGATTTTATCAATGAGGTGGAAACCAAAGCACAGGGTGCTGAGGTAATAGCAGGAATTAAGCCTGAACAGCAATTTATTAAAATTGTCCATGATGAGTTAGTCAAGGTGATGGGGGAAGAAAACGTTCCCCTCGCACAGGCTAGTACATCCCCAACTGTGGTGTTGATGGCGGGGTTACAGGGTACAGGTAAAACCACAGCCACAGCCAAATTAGCCCTGCATCTACGTAAATTAAACAGAACTTGTTTGATGGTGGCTACTGACGTGTATCGTCCTGCTGCGATTGATCAGTTGATTACCTTGGGTAAGCAAATCGAAGTCCCGGTATTTCAGCTAGGTAGCGATGCTGATCCAGTAGAAATTGCCCGTCAGGGAATTGCACAGGGCAAAGCTGATGGTGTTGATACAGTAATTATTGATACAGCCGGACGCTTGCAAATTGACCAGGATATGATGGCAGAATTGGCGCAGATTAAAGCCACAGTTCAACCCCATGAAATCCTGTTAGTTGTGGATTCAATGACAGGTCAGGAAGCTGCTAATTTGACCCGGACTTTCCATGATCAAATTGGGATTACTGGGGCAATATTGACAAAAATGGATGGTGATAGCCGTGGTGGTGCGGCACTATCAGTACGCCAAATTTCTGGTCAACCCATCAAATTTGTTGGTGTTGGGGAAAAAGTGGAAGCACTACAACCATTTTATCCCGACCGGATGGCATCACGGATTCTGGGAATGGGTGATGTGCTGACTTTGGTGGAAAAAGCACAGGAAGAAATTGATCTTGCTGATGCTGAGAAAATGCAAGAGAAAATTTTGTCAGCAAAGTTTGACTTTACTGATTTTCTCAAGCAGTTACGTCTGCTGAAAAATATGGGTTCCTTGGGTGGCATCATTAAGATGATTCCAGGGATGAATAAACTCACTGACGACCAATTGAAGCAGGGTGAAACCCAACTCAAGCGCTGTGAAGCCATGATTAACTCCATGACTCAGCAGGAACGACGTGACCCTGATTTGTTGGCAAGTTCTCCTAGCCGTCGTCGCCGAGTTGCAGGTGGTTCAGGGTATAAAGAAAATGATGTGAGTAAACTTGTCTCTGATTTCCAACGGATGCGTGGCATGATGCAGCAAATGGGACAAGGGAATTTTTCGGGAATGCCAGGGGGAAATATGTTTGGTGGGGGAATGGGTAATATGTTCGGAGGTGGAAATCCTCAAGCTGCACCGGGGTGGAGAGGTTATAACGCGGGTGCGACTGCGAAGAAAAAACCCAAGAAGGATAAAAAGAAGAAGGGTTTTGGGACGTTGTAGTTAAGAAGAAGTCGAGAGTATGCTATTCAAAGCTAATTATGAGCAGAGTTTTTGACTTTTGTCCCTTTAGCATTGACTAGTGCTAAAATTAGCGTTTGACTGAAAGTAAATATAGGAGAATTGTGTTTCAGCCATGGTTAAACTGCGCTTAAAGCGATTTGGAAAAAAGCGGGAAGCAAGCTACCGGATTATTGCTATTAGTAATCTGACCCGTCGTGACGCTCGTCCCTTGGAAGAGTTAGGATATTACAACCCCAGAACGGATGAAGTTCGTTTGGATATACCAGGGATTCAAAGGCGACTAGCACAAGGTGCCCAACCAACGGATACTGTACGTCGCCTCTTACAAAAAGCTAACGTATTGGAACCAGTAAGTGCAAAACCTGCATCATAGTAATTTAGATAATTTAGCGATCGCATCCTCTATGTTCTCAACATCGAACCCTGATTATATTGAATTAGTCAGGTTTCTTGTTCAGCCGTTTTTGGAAT includes:
- the rpsP gene encoding 30S ribosomal protein S16, which gives rise to MVKLRLKRFGKKREASYRIIAISNLTRRDARPLEELGYYNPRTDEVRLDIPGIQRRLAQGAQPTDTVRRLLQKANVLEPVSAKPAS
- a CDS encoding ABC transporter permease — encoded protein: MKPEIIYTPKNTLKKPLQLLQQMKLDILASRQLAYRFMIRDLTVQYRQSLLGITWAFLPSIITAIGFTLANQANVIKVGKTDIPYPAYVMFSTTLWQTFIEALNAPLQAVTAAKSILTKINFPREALIIAKLGEICFNFSIKLLLIICLFIYFKIPITWTIILAPIAIIHLILFGTFIGLLLAPIGILYQDISKGITLISGFWLFLTPIIYPVPNQGLFGILVKFNPVTPLIVTIRELSTTGILSQAPEFWLVSTITLIGLLLTWIFFRLAMPFVIEKIGS
- a CDS encoding glycosyltransferase family 2 protein; its protein translation is MLPLVSIIIPCFNAGRWLSEAINSCLHQTYQNIEIIVIDDGSNDNSLEIIKNFSHQIIWKSIPRSGGNFARNLGFSLSQGEYIQFLDADDYISPEKIARQVDFLEKKSVDIVYGDWRHKYHLPDGTSFLGDIKISGTQTDILESLLGTWWVALAAFLYRRSLIINSQGWDEKLFAAQDRDFLISLVINGAKVDYQPGCYSIYRRYGNITVSTRSKEFWISSHLLVLNKSEQQLIKLNRLSTNYHQAIALSYFYLAREVLLIDYSAYLELLEQALLHFPKFKNKNKSLIYQILQNYLGFRQTERIACYVLLLNKLYHLIRNQSLWHPKKFPFIPV
- a CDS encoding polysaccharide ABC transporter ATP-binding protein, which produces MTNLIQQPPLNQTPTNIPILEVADLSKKFCRNLKRSLFYGINDILTEFTGRDRISQKLRPQEFWAIENISFQLHPGEALGLIGANGAGKTTLLRIISGLIKPDTGCVKIRGKIAPLIALGAGFNPILTGRENIYINMSILGLTTLEIHKKLPDVIKFAEIGEAIDTPVQTYSSGMVARLGFACAVHIEPDILLIDEVLAVGDIKFRMKCYQKLAELRQKGTAFILVAHNPHVILNICQSSIYLSQGKAITFGETTAVIRQYEADLAAGDVNEALGMMHLPPKSAHESLGIDITCLCFKDTQNRIIHAPICGDASILSVTCQVTKPIVHANLGVIITALSGYQERVLYITSASDHHTFKILPGKIEIQMRMPYLGLLPGCYSAKIYIKSGMSSLDIIPSFKFTVQPGKIASQSLFYQPRIWQIINL
- a CDS encoding pentapeptide repeat-containing protein: MSKDIIKISEDNTVNAGQESYDKRDLLEKILYQPDCNLNQVNLILANLSHIELINANLEGVYLSGANLNHANMSYANLNKANLSGADLSNSNLTNSFFEDANLSSANFCFANLVNAKLANSNLSSSDLSHANLAGTDFQDANLSGSKFVSANLEYAALKNVYLWNANISDACLIGTNLSDAYMHSVKLNGANLTNAILHRVKLSDGKLRDTNLINADLSDAQLVGANLTNANLTEANLAGANLTKANLTNANLRNTKIDQRTKIDSKWRTIWELLNHQFHGKNLRDMNFAGADIEGVDLRNFDLTNLNLNGTQVKNTLFGCNEGIDCQMKINLKLRGAIVED
- a CDS encoding serine/threonine-protein kinase, producing the protein MSDPNIGRLLVKRYHLQELIGTGAMGRVYRAKDNLLGGVPVAIKFLSMSIQNKKMRLRERFEREAKTCALLGQKSIHIVRVMDYGVDEHNTPFYVMEYLQGKSLSQIVRKQHLTLPRFLSMVRQICLGLQCAHDGIPIDGYPCPIIHRDVKLSNMMVVADPSFGELVKILDFGIAKLLQSNTHQTNFYLGTLAYSSPEQMEGKELDSRSDIYSLGVMMFEMLTGKLPLVAPTHSFGAWYKVHHYEKPRSFADINSELQIPKSVENLVMNCLAKASGDRPQKVSEILDILTNVETTDHLSLIPLKPNPLDVDSSGTIAESEQRNSLALRAALSREEIIKQATWPKNKPIANIVFPHILNINNSLNPTLWIMLPREEIQKRLVCTRYNQFMFIMNPHPMLLWITVIYNRQHGAKWLPYYLDLKTNFAIEVARLLGETGHYRLLLFASEEPKYPEHILMSTIATDQCRRLHDWLAISHTLASGGGQLSKNLLKNEYEKIKPQILVKLGTMNTDSPFDLSA
- the ffh gene encoding signal recognition particle protein — protein: MFDALSDRLESAWKKLRGQDKISQSNIQDALREVRRALLEADVNLQVVKDFINEVETKAQGAEVIAGIKPEQQFIKIVHDELVKVMGEENVPLAQASTSPTVVLMAGLQGTGKTTATAKLALHLRKLNRTCLMVATDVYRPAAIDQLITLGKQIEVPVFQLGSDADPVEIARQGIAQGKADGVDTVIIDTAGRLQIDQDMMAELAQIKATVQPHEILLVVDSMTGQEAANLTRTFHDQIGITGAILTKMDGDSRGGAALSVRQISGQPIKFVGVGEKVEALQPFYPDRMASRILGMGDVLTLVEKAQEEIDLADAEKMQEKILSAKFDFTDFLKQLRLLKNMGSLGGIIKMIPGMNKLTDDQLKQGETQLKRCEAMINSMTQQERRDPDLLASSPSRRRRVAGGSGYKENDVSKLVSDFQRMRGMMQQMGQGNFSGMPGGNMFGGGMGNMFGGGNPQAAPGWRGYNAGATAKKKPKKDKKKKGFGTL